From a single Leishmania infantum JPCM5 genome chromosome 36 genomic region:
- the ARL-3B gene encoding putative ADP ribosylation factor 3, whose protein sequence is MGILDFLMRIRPTSRPAGILILGLDNAGKTSILRQLSDEDISHVASTQGFQIKKLVTGGIKINVWDMGGQRAARYYWRQYFKEADVVIYVIDAADPRRIREARRELEHLLEEEKVAGVPMLVFANKQDLLGAMSVEEVSVALNLTDLRDRRWHIQACSAKTGEGLDEGISWAVKQVKK, encoded by the coding sequence ATGGGCATCTTAGACTTCTTGATGCGGATCCGCCCCACCAGTAGACCGGCGGGTATTTTGATTCTAGGTCTCGACAACGCTGGCAAGACAAGCATCCTGCGCCAGCTCAGTGACGAGGATATCTCGCACGTCGCGTCCACGCAGGGATTTCAGATTAAGAAGCTTGTTACCGGCGGAATCAAGATCAACGTTTGGGATATGGGAGGccagcgcgcggcgcgctACTACTGGCGACAGTACTTCAAAGAGGCGGACGTCGTCATCTACGTCATCGATGCGGCTGATCCTCGGCGCATCCGCGAGGCACGCCGTGAGCTGGAACACCTCctggaggaagagaaggtggCAGGGGTGCCAATGCTGGTCTTCGCGAACAAGCAGGATTTGCTGGGTGCGATGTCGGTAGAAGAGGTCTCCGTAGCACTCAACCTGACAGATTTGCGAGACCGACGCTGGCACATTCAGGCGTGCTCAGCCAAAACAGGCGAGGGGCTGGATGAGGGCATCAGCTGGGCCGTGAAGCAGGTGAAGAAGTGA
- a CDS encoding putative small G-protein: MLCDEEECIKVIVVGDGNVGKTCMLRRFVRGDFVEQYRKTIGAEFMEKDVFLRSSNTTVKLMLWDTAGQEVFNALTQAYYRGAGAAILTFSTVDRDSFMNIAGWKQRVESVCGPITMVLCQTKFDLSHEAVITNTEAEKLANQLGVPLFRVSTKDDFNVTQLFEFTAQQCVENSAQDEEQVEDMPKGNRLDDGKEPTAGTPAAVASSTTSDEQHGGAGVPAARAPNAAATSSSPPAAGNSSLSGDAIKHAFRKSVKSKNGGRNEKKALSSAKNSVTLKEQHGQGHHKKKQFKCSLC, from the coding sequence ATGCTGTGCGACGAAGAGGAGTGCATCAAGGTCATCGTGGTGGGCGATGGCAATGTTGGCAAGACGTGTatgctgcgccgctttgTGAGGGGCGACTTTGTCGAGCAGTACCGCAAGACCATCGGCGCCGAATTTATGGAAAAGGATGTGTTCCTGCGGTCCTCCAACACGACGGTGAAGCTCATGCTTTGGGACACCGCAGGACAGGAAGTGTTTAACGCGCTCACGCAAGCCTACtaccgcggcgccggtgccgccatcCTGACGTTTAGCACCGTCGATCGCGACAGCTTCATGAACATCGCGGGGTGGAAGCAGCGGGTCGAGTCCGTCTGTGGCCCTATTACGATGGTCTTGTGCCAGACAAAGTTCGACCTCTCTCACGAGGCCGTCATTACGAAtacggaggcggagaagctAGCCAACCAGCTCGGGGTGCCGCTTTTCCGCGTGTCCACTAAGGATGACTTTAATGTAACGCAGCTGTTCGAGTtcacggcgcagcagtgcgtcgAAAACTCGGCGCAGGATGAGGAGCAAGTCGAAGACATGCCGAAAGGTAATCGCTTAGATGACGGAAAGGAACCGACGGCAGGGACGCCCGCAGCGGTAGCGTCTTCGACGACCTCGGATGAACAGCATGGTGGCGCTGGTGTGCCTGCTGCACGAGCGCCTAACGCGGCGGCCACGTCCTCATCTCCACCAGCTGCCGGGAATTCGAGTTTGAGCGGCGATGCCATAAAGCACGCTTTCAGGAAATCGGTCAAGTCAAAGAACGGGGGCAGGAACGAAAAGAAGGCGTTGTCTAGCGCGAAAAACAGTGTGACGCTTAAGGAGCAACACGGGCAGGGACATCACAAGAAAAAGCAGTTCAAGTGCTCCCTCTGCTAG
- a CDS encoding metallo-peptidase, Clan MA(E), Family M32, with the protein MVRLHELASQLPEELLRRKTRLATLAQQLWVKCRAENDIAAWLPTLQELVDLEREEGCLRAGTSGKSPYGALLGANEPGMTVAKLDAIYADIKSWLPALYKEVLENGKDVGASLTELQTPISKEKQIALGRQLMTGVWKYDWGAGRYDEAPHPFGGMLKEYVRMTYYWSPDNYTKCLLATIHETGHAKYEQNCGPRELLGQPVCEARCGGIHETQSLLAERMIAMSAVFAEYLAPLLELHLGAQPGLTVKNVRKINQLVKPSCIRKLADEVGYSLSLHVILRYEIDRNLIEGRLEAANVPRVWDEKMKEYMGLETLGRDDLGCLKGIHWDAGYWAGFPAYTIGTVAQCLLPPRPQARRAAAEWCSRLSSVL; encoded by the coding sequence ATGGTGCGCCTGCACGAGCTtgcgtcgcagctgccggaggagctgctgcggcgcaagACGCGGCTGGCaacgctggcgcagcagctgtgggTAAAATGCCGCGCGGAAAACGACATTGCTGCGTggctgccgacgctgcaggagctggtgGACCTCGAGCGCGAGGAGGGCTGCCTTCGAGCCGGCACAAGCGGGAAGTCCCCGtacggcgcgctgctcggcgccaACGAGCCCGGGATGACGGTTGCGAAGCTGGACGCAATCTACGCGGACATCAAGTCTtggctgccggcgctgtacaaggaggtgctggagaacGGAAAGGACGTGGGCGCGAGCCTCACTGAGCTGCAGACGCCGATCTCGAAGGAAAAGCAGATTGCTCTTGGCCGGCAGCTGATGACGGGCGTGTGGAAGTACGACTGGGGCGCGGGTCGCTAcgacgaggcgccgcacCCGTTTGGTGGGATGCTGAAGGAGTACGTGCGGATGACGTACTACTGGTCGCCGGACAACTACACCAAGTGCCTGCTGGCGACGATCCACGAGACAGGACACGCCAAATACGAGCAGAACTGCGGGCCGCGCGAGCTGCTTGGGCAGCCGGTGTGCGAggcgcgatgcggcggcatccacgagacgcagtcgctgctggcggagagGATGATAGCCATGTCCGCTGTGTTCGCCGAGTacctggcgccgctgctggagctgcaccTTGGCGCGCAGCCAGGGCTGACGGTGAAGAACGTGCGCAAGATCAACCAGCTGGTGAAGCCGAGCTGCATCCGGAAGCTCGCAGACGAGGTGGGttactctctctctctccacgtGATCCTGCGCTACGAGATCGATCGCAACCTGATCGAGGGGCGcctggaggcggcgaacgTGCCGCGGGTGTGGGATGAAAAGATGAAGGAGTACATGGGCCTGGAGACGCTTGGGCGCGACGACCTCGGGTGCCTAAAGGGCATTCACTGGGATGCCGGCTACTGGGCAGGCTTTCCCGCCTACACGatcggcaccgtcgcccagtgtctccttcctccccgcccccaagctcgacgagctgctgctgaatgGTGCTCGCGGCTCTCCTCTGTTCTGTAG
- a CDS encoding putative chaperone protein DNAj — protein MGVDYYKVLGVGRNATPNEIKKAYHQLALKYHPDKNADNREKAERKFKEVSEAYDVLSDEKKKKIYDLYGEEGLKGGIPEDGGSGTGGAGMRFGGMPGGMPGGVRGATYQFSSTDAFKIFNQFFGTSDPFAGGEAFGGGGPGLHRVFRGFGGPEGFASSFGTPQSSPTCDVPPMEYTFACTLEEIYTGCTKKFNVSRNMPSGPEKKMFEVKVLPGYKKGTKIRFEREGGQVEGYPPNVLADMVFILDERPHPRFERRDADLHTTLHINLKQALLGSTVFVKGIDGQTISLPLNGISKSGRKLRVSGSGLPDRKTNRNGDMYVTIAVDFPDSLTEDTKRLIEKCTF, from the coding sequence ATGGGCGTAGACTATTACAAGGTGCTTGGCGTCGGCCGCAACGCCACGCCAAATGAGATCAAGAAAGCGTACCACCAGCTCGCTCTCAAGTATCACCCCGACAAGAACGCTGACAACCGTGAAAAGGCGGAGCGCAAGTTCAAAGAGGTGAGCGAGGCGTATGACGTGCTCAGCGACgagaagaagaaaaagatcTACGACCTCTATGGCGAGGAGGGCTTGAAGGGTGGAATACCGGAGGACGGTGGCTCCGGTACGGGCGGCGCAGGCATGCGCTTTGGCGGCATGCCGGGTGGTATGCCAGGCGGCGTCCGCGGCGCCACGTACCAGTTCTCCAGCACGGACGCCTTCAAGATCTTTAATCAGTTCTTCGGCACGTCGGACCCGTTCGCCGGGGGAGAGGCCtttggcggcggtggcccgGGCCTCCATCGCGTTTTTCGCGGCTTCGGTGGCCCGGAGGGATTCGCGTCGAGCTTTGGCACCCCACAGTCGTCTCCGACGTGCGACGTGCCGCCGATGGAGTACACGTTCGCTTGCACGCTGGAGGAAATCTACACTGGCTGCACAAAGAAGTTCAACGTGTCGCGCAACATGCCATCTGGGCCGGAGAAGAAAATGTTTGAGGTGAAGGTGCTGCCGGGGTACAAGAAGGGCACGAAGATCCGCTTTGAGCGCGAGGGCGGGCAAGTTGAGGGTTACCCGCCAAACGTACTCGCAGACATGGTCTTTATCTTGGACGAGCGGCCACACCCACGGTTTGAGCGACGCGACGCGGACCTTCACACGACCTTGCACATCAACCTCAAGCAGGCTCTGCTCGGCAGCACCGTGTTCGTAAAAGGCATTGACGGCCAGACAATCTCCCTGCCTCTTAATGGCATCAGCAAAAGTGGTCGCAAGCTGCGCGTATCGGGATCCGGGTTGCCTGACCGCAAGACGAATCGCAACGGCGACATGTACGTCACCATCGCCGTTGACTTTCCCGACTCGCTGACCGAAGACACAAAACGTTTGATTGAGAAGTGTACCTTCTAG
- a CDS encoding glucose transporter, lmgt3, with amino-acid sequence MCHVSTSENEFWVLIVGRFAIGLFLGVIGVACPVYTDQNAHPKWKRTIGVMFQVFTTLGIFVAAAVGLALGQSIWFDRDKDQMVMARMQGLCAFSTLFSLLTILLGIVMSESRAKFGGDDEEGGIELDPNEYGYVEMIPRLLMGAVMAGTLQLTGINAVMSYAPTIMGSLGLAPLVGNFVVMLWNFVTTLASIPLSYVFTMRQLFLFGSLFTSSMCLFMCGIPVYPGVSKKTEVKNGVAITGILLFILGFEVCVGPCYYVLTQDMFPLSFRPRGASFTQVTQFIFNLIINVCYPIATEHISGGPSGNQDKGQAVAFIFFGCVGIICFIVQVFFLHPWDEKRDGKKRAAAPADGKKELSGEFIAKKDI; translated from the coding sequence ATGTGCCATGTGTCGACCTCCGAGAACGAGTTTTGGGTGCTGATTGTCGGCCGCTTCGCGATTGGCCTGTTCCTGGGCGTGATCGGTGTTGCGTGCCCTGTGTACACTGACCAGAACGCGCACCCGAAGTGGAAGCGCACGATTGGTGTGATGTTCCAGGTGTTCACGACACTGGGCATCTtcgttgcggcggcggttggCCTTGCACTTGGCCAGAGCATCTGGTTTGACCGCGACAAGGACCAGATGGTGATGGCGCGCATGCAGGGCCTGTGCGCATTCTCGACCCTGTTCAGCCTGCTGACGATCCTGCTTGGGATTGTGATGAGCGAATCGCGCGCGAAgttcggcggcgacgatgaggaGGGCGGCATTGAGCTGGACCCGAACGAGTACGGCTACGTCGAAATGATCCCGCGCCTGCTGATGGGCGCCGTGATGGCTggcacgctgcagctgactGGCATCAACGCTGTGATGAGCTACGCGCCGACGATCATGGGCAGTCTTGGcctggcgccgctggtggGCAACTTCGTTGTGATGCTGTGGAACTTCGTGACGACGCTTGCGTCGATCCCGCTCTCGTACGTGTTCACGATGCGCCAGCTGTTCCTCTTCGGCTCGCTCTTCACGTCGAGCATGTGCCTGTTCATGTGCGGTATTCCCGTGTACCCTGGTGTCAGCAAGAAGACGGAGGTGAAGAACGGCGTGGCCATCACTGGCATCCTGCTGTTCATTCTCGGCTTCGAGGTGTGCGTGGGCCCGTGCTACTACGTTCTGACGCAGGACATGTTCCCGCTGTCGTTCCGCCCGCGCGGTGCGTCGTTCACGCAGGTGACCCAGTTCATCTTCAACCTGATCATCAACGTGTGCTACCCGATCGCGACCGAACACATCTCTGGCGGCCCTTCAGGCAACCAGGACAAGGGCCAGGCCGTTGCCTTCATCTTCTTCGGCTGCGTGGGCATTATCTGCTTCATCGTCCAGGTCTTCTTCCTGCACCCGTGGGACGAGAAGCGCGATGGcaagaagagggcggcggccccggcTGACGGGAAGAAGGAGCTGAGCGGGGAATTCATTGCGAAGAAAGACATTTAA
- a CDS encoding glucose transporter, lmgt2, producing MSDKLEANRRRSNSLSEEPARQDAKNVMEDEGDAPPFMSASNAKVMLVQAIGGSLNGYSIGFVGVYSTLFGYSTNCANFRSERGCTTAPNADCQWFPNATGTGYCGWPEITCRRTYTYSSASEMPGAITQCEADPRCRWSYSAKECQNPSGYSSSESGIFAGSMIAGCLIGSVFAGPLASTIGARLSFLLVGLVGVVSSVMCHVSTSENEFWVLIVGRFAIGLFLGVIGVACPVYTDQNAHPKWKRTIGVMFQVFTTLGIFVAAAVGLALGQSIWFDRDKDQMVMARMQGLCAFSTLFSLLTILLGIVMSESRAKFGGDDEEGGIELDPNEYGYVEMIPRLLMGAVMAGTLQLTGINAVMNYAPAIMGSLGLAPLVGNFVVMLWNFVTTLASIPLSYVFTMRQLFLFGSLFTSSMCLLMCGIPVYPGVSKKTEVKNGVAITGILLFILGFEVCVGPCYYVLTQDMFPLSFRPRGASFTQVTQFIFNLIINVCYPIATEHISGGPSGNQDKGQAVAFIFFGCLGTICFIIQVFFLHPWDEKRDGKKRAAAPADGKKELSSSLSGNRAE from the coding sequence ATGAGCGACAAGTTGGAGGCGAACAGGCGGCGCTCAAACTCTTTGTCGGAGGAGCCGGCACGCCAGGATGCAAAGAATGTCATGGAGGACGAGGGAGACGCTCCGCCGTTCATGTCGGCGAGCAACGCCAAGGTTATGTTGGTGCAGGCCATTGGTGGCAGCCTCAACGGCTACTCGATCGGCTTTGTCGGCGTGTACTCAACGCTGTTTGGCTACAGCACGAACTGCGCGAACTTccgcagcgagagaggctgcacgacggcgccgaacGCCGACTGCCAGTGGTTTCCGAACGCGACTGGCACCGGCTACTGTGGCTGGCCCGAGATCACGTGCCGCAGAACATACACCTACTCGAGTGCTTCGGAAATGCCGGGTGCGATTACCCAGTGCGAGGCAGACCCGCGGTGCAGGTGGTCCTACAGCGCCAAGGAGTGCCAGAACCCGTCGGGCTACTCGTCGTCGGAAAGCGGTATCTTCGCCGGCTCGATGATTGCCGGCTGCTTGATCGGCTCCGTGTTTGCTGGCCCGCTTGCGTCGACGATTGGCGCGAGGCTCTCGTTTCTGCTCGTTGGCCTCGTGGGTGTTGTGTCGTCCGTGATGTGCCATGTGTCGACCTCCGAGAACGAGTTTTGGGTGCTGATTGTCGGCCGCTTCGCGATTGGCCTGTTCCTGGGCGTGATCGGTGTTGCGTGCCCTGTGTACACTGACCAGAACGCGCACCCGAAGTGGAAGCGCACGATTGGTGTGATGTTCCAGGTGTTCACGACACTGGGCATCTtcgttgcggcggcggttggCCTTGCACTTGGCCAGAGCATCTGGTTTGACCGCGACAAGGACCAGATGGTGATGGCGCGCATGCAGGGCCTGTGCGCATTCTCGACCCTGTTCAGCCTGCTGACGATCCTGCTTGGGATTGTGATGAGCGAATCGCGCGCGAAgttcggcggcgacgatgaggaGGGCGGCATTGAGCTGGACCCGAACGAGTACGGCTACGTCGAAATGATCCCGCGCCTGCTGATGGGCGCCGTGATGGCTggcacgctgcagctgactGGCATCAACGCTGTGATGAACTACGCGCCGGCGATCATGGGCAGTCTTGGcctggcgccgctggtggGCAACTTCGTTGTGATGCTGTGGAACTTCGTGACGACGCTTGCGTCGATCCCGCTCTCGTACGTGTTCACGATGCGCCAGCTGTTCCTCTTCGGCTCGCTCTTCACGTCGAGCATGTGCCTGCTCATGTGCGGTATTCCCGTGTACCCTGGTGTCAGCAAGAAGACGGAGGTGAAGAACGGCGTGGCCATCACTGGCATCCTGCTGTTCATTCTCGGCTTCGAGGTGTGCGTGGGCCCGTGCTACTACGTTCTGACGCAGGACATGTTCCCGCTGTCGTTCCGCCCGCGCGGTGCGTCGTTCACGCAGGTGACCCAGTTCATCTTCAACCTGATCATCAACGTGTGCTACCCGATCGCGACCGAACACATCTCTGGCGGCCCTTCAGGCAACCAGGACAAGGGCCAGGCCGTTGCCTTCATCTTCTTCGGTTGCCTGGGCACTATCTGCTTCATCATCCAGGTCTTCTTCCTGCACCCGTGGGACGAGAAGCGCGATGGcaagaagagggcggcggccccggcTGACGGGAAGAAGGAGCTGAGCTCCTCGCTCAGCGGCAACAGGGCTGAGTGA